From a region of the Enterobacter sp. JBIWA008 genome:
- the pgaD gene encoding poly-beta-1,6-N-acetyl-D-glucosamine biosynthesis protein PgaD has protein sequence MNENTLILTEHRLLPRLFDAALTLVAWGGFLFFLYARLWMQLTDESDHRWSVIIASFNTVLIYLLFAALNGWLLILWYQYNRRRAHVRRRQPGYFHQEELARSFNVSPQIISEMSQYNLLTVYHDQIGRIIDLKISEQLEEEEQ, from the coding sequence ATGAACGAAAATACCTTAATTCTGACCGAACATCGGCTATTGCCACGTCTTTTCGATGCCGCGTTAACGCTGGTGGCGTGGGGAGGCTTTCTGTTTTTCCTGTATGCCAGGCTCTGGATGCAGTTAACCGATGAGAGTGACCACCGCTGGAGCGTGATTATTGCCTCCTTTAATACGGTGTTGATCTATTTACTGTTCGCCGCGCTCAACGGCTGGCTGCTGATTTTATGGTATCAGTACAATCGCCGCCGCGCCCACGTGAGAAGGCGCCAGCCGGGTTATTTTCACCAGGAGGAGCTGGCCCGCAGCTTTAATGTCTCACCGCAAATCATCTCCGAGATGAGCCAGTACAACCTGCTGACGGTCTATCATGACCAGATTGGCCGCATCATCGATCTGAAGATCAGCGAGCAGCTGGAAGAGGAAGAACAGTAA
- the gss gene encoding bifunctional glutathionylspermidine amidase/synthase, whose product MRKGKLSSDAPFGTLLGYAPGGVAIYSSNYGSLDPRKYPEDADFRSYIGNEYMGHKWQCVEFARRFLFLNYGFVFTDVGMAWEIFSLRFLRQVVNDNILPLQAFANGSKRAPRAGALLIWQKGGEFHETGHVAVITQLLDDKVRIAEQNVIHSPLPLGQQWTRELRLSVENGRYTIHDTFNDTEILGWMIQTDDTEHSVPQPEIDGERLKISGARLKNTRQFDGKWLNENDALQQAYIRANGHVINKDPCQYFTITESAEQELIKATNELHLMYLHATDKVLKDDSLLALFDIPKILWPRLRLSWQWRRHHMITGRMDFCMDERGIKVYEYNADSASCHTEGGLILEEWVKNGYRGNGHNPAEGLLEELTGAWKHSHARPFVHIMQDNDVEEDYHALFIQRSLMQAGFETKILHGLEALSWDAAGQLIDDEGRHVNCVWKTWAWETAIEQIREVSETEYAAVPIRTGHPEGEVRLIDVLLRPEVLVFEPLWTVIPGNKAILPVLWQLFPNHRYLLDTDFEVNELLKQTGYAVKPIAGRCGSNIDLISAQDELLDKSSGKFVDRKNIYQQLWCLPKVDGKYIQVCTFTVGGNYGGTCLRGDDSLVVKKESDIEPLIVVKDK is encoded by the coding sequence ATGCGTAAAGGAAAGTTAAGCAGTGATGCGCCATTCGGGACATTGTTAGGCTATGCGCCCGGTGGTGTGGCGATTTACTCTTCAAATTACGGCAGTCTGGACCCGCGAAAGTACCCGGAAGACGCGGATTTTCGCAGCTATATCGGCAACGAATACATGGGCCACAAGTGGCAGTGCGTTGAGTTCGCCCGCCGTTTTCTGTTCCTCAACTATGGCTTCGTGTTTACCGACGTCGGCATGGCGTGGGAGATCTTCTCCCTGCGCTTTTTGCGTCAGGTGGTGAACGATAACATTCTGCCCCTTCAGGCTTTTGCCAACGGCTCAAAACGCGCGCCGCGCGCCGGAGCGCTGCTGATCTGGCAAAAGGGCGGCGAGTTTCATGAGACCGGCCACGTGGCGGTGATCACCCAGCTTCTGGACGATAAGGTGCGTATCGCGGAGCAGAACGTGATTCACTCTCCGCTGCCGCTCGGGCAGCAGTGGACGCGCGAGCTGCGTCTGAGCGTGGAGAACGGGCGTTATACAATCCATGACACCTTCAACGACACGGAAATTCTCGGCTGGATGATCCAGACCGACGACACGGAACACAGCGTTCCCCAGCCGGAAATCGACGGCGAACGGCTGAAAATCAGCGGCGCGCGGCTGAAAAACACGCGTCAGTTCGACGGAAAATGGCTTAACGAGAATGATGCATTGCAGCAGGCGTATATCCGCGCCAACGGTCATGTGATCAACAAAGATCCCTGCCAGTACTTCACCATTACCGAAAGCGCCGAGCAGGAGCTAATCAAGGCCACCAACGAACTGCATCTGATGTACCTGCACGCGACGGACAAGGTGCTGAAAGACGACAGCCTGCTGGCGCTTTTCGACATCCCGAAAATCCTCTGGCCGCGCCTGCGCCTCTCCTGGCAGTGGCGTCGTCACCATATGATCACCGGTCGTATGGATTTTTGCATGGATGAGCGCGGCATTAAGGTCTACGAGTACAACGCCGACTCCGCTTCCTGCCATACCGAGGGCGGGCTGATTCTCGAAGAGTGGGTGAAAAACGGCTATCGCGGCAACGGGCATAACCCGGCAGAAGGGCTGCTGGAAGAGCTGACCGGCGCCTGGAAGCACAGCCACGCGCGGCCGTTCGTCCACATCATGCAGGACAACGATGTCGAAGAGGACTATCACGCGCTCTTTATTCAGCGTTCGCTGATGCAGGCCGGTTTCGAAACCAAAATCCTGCACGGGCTGGAGGCGCTCAGCTGGGATGCCGCCGGACAGCTGATTGACGACGAAGGTCGCCACGTCAACTGCGTGTGGAAAACCTGGGCGTGGGAAACGGCGATTGAGCAGATCCGCGAGGTCAGCGAAACCGAATACGCCGCCGTGCCGATCCGCACCGGACATCCCGAGGGCGAGGTGCGCCTGATTGACGTTCTGCTGCGCCCGGAGGTGCTGGTCTTCGAACCGCTGTGGACGGTGATTCCCGGCAACAAGGCGATCTTGCCCGTGCTGTGGCAGCTGTTCCCGAATCACCGCTACCTGCTCGACACCGATTTTGAGGTTAACGAGCTGCTGAAGCAGACCGGCTATGCCGTCAAGCCGATCGCCGGACGCTGCGGCAGCAATATCGACCTGATTAGCGCCCAGGACGAGCTGCTGGATAAATCCAGCGGCAAGTTTGTCGACCGTAAAAACATCTACCAGCAGCTGTGGTGCCTGCCGAAGGTCGACGGTAAGTACATACAGGTCTGCACCTTCACCGTGGGCGGCAACTACGGCGGGACCTGTCTGCGCGGCGATGACTCGCTGGTGGTGAAGAAAGAGAGCGATATTGAGCCGCTGATCGTGGTTAAAGATAAGTAG